A window of the Thermoanaerobacter uzonensis DSM 18761 genome harbors these coding sequences:
- a CDS encoding PTS ascorbate transporter subunit IIC — MSSIINNVVIHFIVFQLMDKAPIFLGLVSLIGLLLQKKKSTEVVDGVVKTMIGMVLLSSGAGILTSSIGPLINTLSSTLGIKGVMPANEAAFGVAMGTKLADAITITFILGFLIHVLLVRIIPFKNNKNVYLTAHMMFFLATFLNLALPNVIKISGNSVIIFASILAALYWTFSPSLPRIVGRPFLNDVITVGHCNQSGAFMAHFIGKWFGDKTQDAEDLKLPGFLSIFRDNTIVTTVIMLLIFLGIGIAIGPKNMATLSGPKTNWVVWTIIQSLTFAAGMIILLSGVRMLISAIVPAFKGISDKVIPNAIPAVDCAVFFPYSPIASIIGFLGSVIAAILVLGLLIAIKSSIIIFPSPIIMVFDGGLVGVFGNKAGGWKGALLAGFVNSFIAHLGLVVLYPLMGPVYGSGLMFSNIDWTIIWLPVLYIIKFVGSIFGFAL; from the coding sequence GTGAGTTCAATAATAAATAATGTTGTTATACATTTTATAGTGTTCCAGTTAATGGATAAAGCCCCTATATTTTTGGGGTTGGTTTCCTTAATAGGCCTTTTATTGCAGAAGAAAAAAAGTACAGAAGTAGTAGATGGTGTAGTCAAAACTATGATAGGTATGGTTTTACTTTCAAGTGGTGCTGGGATTTTAACGTCATCTATTGGACCTCTTATAAATACTTTGAGCAGTACATTAGGCATTAAAGGTGTTATGCCTGCGAATGAGGCAGCTTTTGGTGTTGCTATGGGTACAAAGCTTGCCGATGCTATAACAATAACATTTATTTTGGGTTTTTTAATACATGTTTTGCTTGTCAGAATTATTCCTTTTAAAAACAATAAAAATGTTTATTTAACTGCACATATGATGTTTTTTCTAGCCACATTTCTGAATTTAGCTTTGCCTAATGTAATAAAGATAAGTGGTAATTCAGTTATAATTTTTGCATCAATTTTAGCAGCTCTCTATTGGACTTTTTCACCTTCACTTCCCAGAATAGTAGGAAGGCCTTTTTTAAATGACGTAATAACAGTTGGACATTGTAATCAAAGTGGTGCTTTTATGGCTCACTTTATTGGAAAATGGTTTGGGGATAAAACGCAAGATGCAGAAGATTTAAAGTTGCCAGGTTTTCTTTCTATATTTAGGGACAATACAATTGTAACTACTGTAATAATGTTATTAATATTTTTAGGAATAGGGATTGCAATTGGACCAAAGAATATGGCTACTTTGAGTGGTCCTAAAACTAATTGGGTTGTATGGACAATAATACAAAGTTTAACTTTTGCAGCAGGTATGATTATACTTTTATCAGGAGTAAGAATGCTTATTTCTGCTATAGTACCAGCTTTTAAAGGGATATCTGACAAAGTCATACCAAATGCAATACCTGCAGTCGATTGTGCAGTATTTTTCCCTTATTCACCAATAGCTTCAATTATTGGCTTTTTAGGATCAGTAATAGCTGCAATATTAGTTTTAGGGCTTTTAATTGCAATAAAAAGTTCAATAATTATTTTTCCTAGCCCAATAATAATGGTTTTTGACGGAGGATTGGTTGGAGTATTTGGAAATAAAGCAGGCGGATGGAAAGGAGCATTACTTGCTGGATTTGTAAATAGTTTCATAGCACATCTGGGGCTTGTAGTATTATATCCCTTAATGGGACCGGTATATGGTTCTGGTTTGATGTTCTCTAATATTGACTGGACTATTATTTGGCTACCTGTATTATATATTATTAAGTTTGTTGGTAGTATATTTGGGTTTGCATTATAA
- a CDS encoding PTS sugar transporter subunit IIB translates to MIKVVTVCGMGVGSSVIAKLNVENLLKKLDINGNVDSCDLGSVTSTNGDIYVTTKEIFENLPENIKDKTIVISNFVAIKEIEEVLAPIFKKYSKI, encoded by the coding sequence TTGATTAAAGTTGTTACAGTTTGTGGGATGGGTGTTGGTTCTAGTGTTATTGCGAAACTTAATGTTGAGAATTTACTAAAAAAACTAGATATTAATGGTAATGTAGATTCATGTGATTTAGGTAGTGTTACATCAACAAATGGAGACATATATGTTACTACAAAAGAAATATTTGAAAATTTACCGGAAAACATAAAAGATAAAACAATAGTAATTTCCAATTTCGTTGCAATAAAGGAAATAGAAGAAGTTTTGGCACCTATTTTTAAAAAATATAGTAAAATTTAG
- a CDS encoding iron-containing alcohol dehydrogenase: protein MENFVFSSPTKIIFGKGTEHQVGEEVKKYSSKVLFCYGGGSIKKSGLYDKVVNSLKEAGVEFIELSGVKPNPRLSLVQEGIKLCRENNIDFILAVGGGSVIDTAKAIAMGVPYEGNVWDFFAGKAKLERALPVGVILTIPATGSEASDSTVITNEDGWFKIGFHHELIRPKFAIMNPELTYTLPNYQTACGVADIMAHVMERYFTNVKNVDLTDRLCEATLKTVINNVRIVLKDPTNYNARAEIMWAGTIAHNDLLSTGRIGDWASHRIEHELSAIYDIAHGAGLAIIFPAWMKYVYKHDINRFVQFAVRVWDVDLPYENLEEIALEGIRRMTEFFKEIGLPVTLKEAGISDDRFEEMANKATANDTKKLGNFVKLGKEDVINIYNLAK, encoded by the coding sequence ATGGAAAACTTTGTTTTTTCAAGCCCTACAAAGATTATTTTTGGTAAAGGAACAGAACATCAAGTGGGTGAAGAGGTAAAAAAGTATAGCAGCAAAGTATTATTTTGCTATGGTGGAGGAAGCATAAAGAAATCTGGCTTATATGATAAAGTTGTAAATTCTTTAAAAGAAGCTGGAGTTGAGTTTATAGAGCTATCAGGGGTAAAACCTAATCCTAGGCTTAGCCTTGTGCAGGAAGGAATAAAATTATGCCGAGAAAATAATATCGATTTTATTTTAGCTGTTGGCGGAGGAAGCGTTATTGACACTGCAAAGGCTATTGCAATGGGAGTGCCCTATGAAGGCAATGTATGGGACTTTTTTGCAGGAAAAGCGAAGCTTGAAAGGGCTTTACCTGTAGGTGTCATTTTAACTATTCCTGCAACAGGAAGTGAGGCCAGCGACTCTACAGTTATTACAAATGAAGACGGGTGGTTTAAAATAGGATTTCATCATGAGCTGATAAGGCCCAAATTTGCAATTATGAATCCAGAGCTTACATATACATTGCCTAATTATCAAACAGCCTGTGGTGTTGCAGACATTATGGCCCACGTAATGGAAAGGTATTTTACAAATGTGAAAAATGTTGATTTAACTGATAGACTTTGTGAGGCTACTTTAAAAACTGTTATAAATAATGTGAGAATAGTGCTAAAAGACCCAACAAATTATAATGCAAGGGCAGAAATTATGTGGGCGGGTACCATTGCACACAATGATTTATTAAGCACAGGAAGAATAGGAGATTGGGCTTCCCATAGGATTGAACACGAACTAAGTGCTATTTACGATATTGCCCATGGAGCAGGACTTGCAATTATTTTTCCAGCGTGGATGAAATATGTTTACAAGCATGATATAAATCGTTTTGTACAATTTGCTGTAAGAGTATGGGATGTGGACCTACCTTATGAAAACCTCGAAGAGATAGCGTTGGAAGGTATAAGACGAATGACAGAATTTTTTAAAGAGATTGGTCTTCCTGTTACGCTCAAAGAAGCAGGCATTTCTGATGACAGATTTGAAGAAATGGCCAATAAAGCTACAGCGAATGATACTAAAAAACTTGGCAATTTCGTAAAGTTAGGAAAGGAAGATGTCATCAATATATATAACTTAGCAAAGTAA
- a CDS encoding Cof-type HAD-IIB family hydrolase, with the protein MFIKMVAMDMDGTLLNDDLKVSDTDKETIYNCLKKGIYIVFLTARSYISANSYAQEMRINIPMVCYNGALIRDSYFGYLYYKNTISLDLARWILNEALKENVYAKVYIEDKFYIKNFNKEAENYSQIFKTKYEICDIEKIDEEPYMIVLKDDELKLKYFTKKIINKSKYKNMFSYTSSKTGNLEITNKNTNKGRALEILSEYLNIKKENILAIGNSLNDISMLNFAGIGVAMKNSDIELKNNWHDISQYSNNESGVSHIIKDFLNL; encoded by the coding sequence ATGTTTATAAAGATGGTAGCTATGGATATGGATGGAACTTTGCTAAATGATGATTTGAAAGTAAGTGATACAGATAAAGAAACTATATACAACTGTTTAAAGAAAGGAATATATATTGTTTTTTTAACGGCTAGATCTTATATTTCCGCAAACTCTTATGCACAAGAAATGAGAATTAATATACCTATGGTGTGCTATAATGGTGCTTTAATTAGGGACTCTTATTTTGGATATCTCTATTATAAGAATACGATCTCATTAGATTTGGCAAGGTGGATTTTAAATGAAGCATTGAAAGAAAATGTTTATGCAAAAGTATATATAGAAGATAAATTTTATATTAAAAATTTTAATAAGGAAGCTGAGAATTATTCCCAAATTTTTAAGACTAAATATGAAATATGTGATATTGAAAAAATAGATGAGGAACCATATATGATTGTTTTAAAAGATGATGAATTAAAATTGAAATATTTTACTAAAAAAATTATAAATAAATCTAAATATAAAAACATGTTTTCATATACATCATCTAAGACTGGAAATTTGGAAATTACAAATAAAAATACAAATAAAGGTAGAGCTCTAGAAATTTTATCTGAATACTTGAATATAAAAAAAGAAAATATTTTAGCAATAGGTAATTCATTGAATGACATAAGTATGTTGAATTTTGCAGGTATAGGTGTAGCTATGAAAAACTCTGATATAGAGCTAAAAAATAATTGGCATGATATTTCCCAATACAGCAATAATGAAAGTGGAGTTTCACACATTATCAAAGATTTTCTAAATCTATAA
- a CDS encoding L-ribulose-5-phosphate 4-epimerase, translated as MLEELKERVCKANIELFNKGLVIYTWGNVSAIDRQKLLIVIKPSGIPYTELTPDQMVVVDLNGRIVEGSLNPSSDTATHLELYNNFDEVGSIIHTHSTWATIWAQVGKDIPPLGTTHADHFYGSIPCTRDLTENEVLNDYERNTAKVILECFKDKEYTNIPGVLVNKHGVFVWGKNPEEAIYNAVVMEEIAKMAYYTLLMNGNNKKIEKYILDKHYLRKHGQNAYYGQNIHK; from the coding sequence ATGCTTGAAGAATTGAAGGAAAGAGTTTGTAAGGCGAATATTGAATTATTTAATAAAGGGCTTGTTATTTATACATGGGGTAATGTAAGTGCAATAGATAGACAGAAATTACTTATTGTTATAAAACCAAGTGGTATTCCCTATACTGAACTTACACCAGATCAAATGGTAGTAGTTGATTTAAATGGAAGAATTGTGGAAGGGAGTTTAAATCCATCATCTGATACTGCAACTCATTTAGAATTATACAACAACTTTGATGAGGTGGGTTCAATTATACACACCCATTCTACCTGGGCAACCATTTGGGCTCAAGTTGGGAAAGATATTCCACCTCTAGGTACAACTCATGCTGATCATTTTTATGGTTCAATACCTTGTACAAGAGATTTAACAGAAAATGAAGTATTAAATGACTATGAAAGGAATACTGCGAAAGTAATTTTAGAATGTTTTAAAGATAAAGAGTATACTAATATTCCTGGTGTATTAGTAAACAAACATGGTGTATTTGTTTGGGGAAAAAATCCAGAAGAAGCAATTTATAATGCTGTTGTGATGGAGGAAATAGCTAAGATGGCATATTATACATTATTAATGAATGGAAACAATAAAAAAATAGAGAAGTATATATTAGATAAACATTATTTGCGCAAACATGGTCAAAATGCATATTATGGACAAAATATTCATAAATAA
- a CDS encoding 3-keto-L-gulonate-6-phosphate decarboxylase UlaD, whose translation MNNLPKLQIALDDQMLSEAIKTMQLVYKEIDIIEIGTILCCSEGMSTVKNLKAMYPDKIILADIKIADAGEILSKMVFDAGADWTTVICCAPIDTVKAALKEAKKRNKDIQIELTGSWTFEQAKQWKEVGVEQVVYHRGRDAQAAGQTWDVHDLNNIERLINMGFKVSVTGGITVKDLKLFKDMAINIFIAGRSIRDSKDPLEAAKEFKTAIKKYWG comes from the coding sequence ATGAATAATTTACCGAAGTTACAAATTGCTTTAGATGATCAAATGCTTTCAGAAGCAATAAAAACTATGCAGTTGGTATATAAGGAGATTGACATAATTGAGATTGGTACAATCTTATGTTGTTCCGAAGGAATGAGTACAGTTAAAAACTTAAAAGCAATGTATCCAGACAAGATTATACTTGCAGACATAAAAATTGCTGATGCAGGAGAGATATTATCAAAAATGGTTTTTGATGCAGGAGCAGATTGGACAACAGTTATATGTTGTGCACCAATAGACACAGTGAAAGCTGCTTTAAAAGAAGCCAAAAAAAGAAATAAGGATATTCAGATCGAATTAACTGGTAGTTGGACATTTGAACAAGCAAAACAGTGGAAAGAAGTAGGCGTTGAACAGGTAGTTTATCACAGAGGTAGAGATGCTCAAGCAGCTGGACAAACATGGGATGTACATGATTTGAATAATATTGAACGACTTATAAATATGGGGTTTAAAGTAAGTGTTACTGGTGGTATTACAGTTAAAGATTTAAAATTATTCAAAGATATGGCGATAAATATATTTATAGCTGGAAGGAGTATAAGAGATTCAAAAGACCCCTTAGAAGCTGCAAAGGAGTTTAAAACGGCAATAAAGAAATATTGGGGATAA
- a CDS encoding amino acid permease: MKKTMRLWDIILMNVTAIIGLRWLPIAASYGAASIILWILAALLFFIPTGLVSAELATTWPEQGGMYVWVKKAYGEKWGFITSWFYWINNLFYYPSLLTFVAVTLSYIINPSLKENKLYIIAVTLIVFWIVTLINIKGTSFGKWLSNFGGLFGTLLPGIILIILGLIALFTRPIPTDYSLTNWIPNLNKMSNIAFLSTLMFAMAGIELTPILAGETENPQKTFPLATVISAFIIAGIYIIGTVAITFIISPEKIGAASGIMQAVELISKEINLSFLVPLFVITILIGSLGGIGVWVLGPIKMLFESTKEGIFPEFFTKLNKYDMPQNAMISQAILVSLIIISTTFLPTVEIIYAVLVLMTTITYFIPYLFMFSSFITLRKKYKDITRPFMIPGNKVLPYLVAIIGFLSVMLAIVLSFIPPSDLKTMKDIVIYEIEVIGGPFILGFIGYLLYIRYEKKEIRKHNS; the protein is encoded by the coding sequence ATGAAAAAGACCATGAGGCTTTGGGATATCATACTCATGAACGTAACAGCCATAATAGGCCTAAGATGGCTCCCTATAGCTGCTAGTTATGGTGCTGCTTCAATAATACTCTGGATTCTTGCCGCACTTTTATTTTTTATCCCAACTGGACTTGTCTCTGCAGAATTAGCTACTACCTGGCCAGAACAAGGTGGTATGTACGTTTGGGTTAAAAAGGCTTATGGAGAAAAATGGGGTTTTATAACATCATGGTTTTACTGGATAAATAATCTTTTTTATTATCCCTCACTTCTCACATTTGTTGCAGTAACTTTATCCTATATAATTAATCCATCTTTAAAAGAAAACAAACTATATATAATTGCAGTTACCTTAATAGTTTTTTGGATTGTAACACTTATAAATATAAAAGGAACAAGTTTTGGTAAATGGCTTTCAAACTTCGGTGGCCTTTTTGGAACACTTTTGCCAGGAATAATATTAATAATCCTTGGTTTAATAGCCTTATTTACACGACCAATACCAACAGATTATTCATTAACAAACTGGATACCTAATTTAAATAAAATGTCAAATATCGCTTTTTTGTCAACCTTAATGTTTGCAATGGCAGGAATTGAATTAACTCCAATTCTTGCAGGAGAAACAGAAAATCCCCAAAAAACATTTCCTCTAGCAACAGTAATTTCTGCATTTATAATAGCAGGCATATATATTATTGGAACTGTTGCTATAACGTTTATAATATCGCCCGAAAAAATTGGAGCAGCCAGTGGAATCATGCAAGCAGTAGAATTAATAAGCAAAGAAATTAATCTTAGCTTTTTAGTTCCTCTTTTTGTAATTACAATTTTAATAGGAAGTTTAGGTGGTATAGGCGTTTGGGTGTTAGGCCCAATTAAAATGTTATTCGAAAGCACAAAAGAAGGTATATTTCCTGAATTCTTTACAAAATTAAATAAATATGATATGCCACAAAATGCAATGATTTCCCAAGCAATATTAGTTAGTTTGATAATAATTTCTACAACTTTCTTACCAACAGTCGAAATAATTTATGCAGTTTTAGTACTTATGACTACTATAACTTACTTTATACCATACCTCTTTATGTTTTCTTCTTTTATAACACTTAGAAAAAAATACAAAGATATTACAAGGCCTTTCATGATACCCGGAAATAAGGTATTGCCATATTTAGTGGCCATTATAGGTTTTCTATCAGTTATGCTTGCTATAGTTTTGTCTTTCATTCCACCCAGTGATTTAAAAACCATGAAAGATATAGTTATCTACGAAATTGAAGTAATAGGCGGACCTTTTATATTGGGATTTATTGGGTATTTGTTGTATATACGATATGAAAAGAAAGAGATTCGTAAGCACAATTCATAA
- the ulaG gene encoding L-ascorbate 6-phosphate lactonase — MGKIDEISRESWILNTFPEWGTWLNEEIEKEVVKSNTFVMWWLGCTGVWVKSEKNTNICIDLWVGTGKKTKKKEFMDSHHQMARMTGGRRVQPNLRNVPVVLDPFAIKQIDAVLATHAHSDHIDINVAAAVVKNCDKSVKFIGPKTCVDLWVSWGVPEERCVIVKPGDMVKVKDIEILALESFDRTVAITAPEGITLKGKMPPSLDDRAVNYLIKTSGGNIYHSGDSHYSNYYAKHGNEHNIDVALASFGENPRGVTDKMTACDILRMAEALKTKVIIPVHYDIWTNFQADPKEISILYEMKKNILKYKFKPFIWQVGGKFIYPEDKDAREYHHPRGFDDCFANDNDLPYPYFL, encoded by the coding sequence ATGGGTAAAATTGATGAAATTTCAAGAGAAAGTTGGATACTAAATACTTTTCCAGAATGGGGGACCTGGTTAAATGAAGAAATAGAGAAAGAAGTTGTCAAATCTAATACTTTTGTAATGTGGTGGTTGGGATGCACGGGAGTTTGGGTTAAATCAGAAAAAAATACTAATATATGTATTGATTTATGGGTTGGTACAGGTAAAAAAACTAAGAAAAAAGAGTTTATGGATTCACATCATCAAATGGCAAGAATGACAGGAGGTAGGAGGGTACAACCGAATTTGAGAAACGTGCCTGTTGTTTTAGATCCGTTTGCAATTAAACAGATTGACGCTGTTTTGGCTACACATGCTCATAGTGATCATATTGATATAAATGTTGCTGCTGCAGTTGTTAAAAATTGCGATAAATCTGTCAAATTTATAGGTCCTAAAACATGTGTTGATTTGTGGGTTAGTTGGGGAGTACCTGAAGAAAGATGTGTAATTGTAAAACCAGGAGATATGGTAAAAGTAAAAGATATAGAAATATTAGCGCTTGAATCATTTGATAGGACAGTTGCTATTACAGCTCCTGAAGGAATCACACTAAAAGGTAAGATGCCGCCAAGTCTTGATGATAGAGCTGTAAATTATTTAATAAAAACATCAGGAGGTAATATATATCATAGTGGAGATTCACATTATTCTAATTACTACGCAAAACATGGTAATGAACATAATATAGATGTGGCTTTAGCTTCTTTTGGTGAAAATCCGAGAGGTGTTACAGATAAAATGACTGCTTGTGATATTTTAAGAATGGCTGAAGCTTTAAAAACAAAAGTTATAATACCTGTTCATTATGATATTTGGACAAATTTTCAGGCTGATCCCAAAGAAATAAGTATACTTTATGAAATGAAAAAAAATATATTGAAATATAAATTTAAACCTTTTATATGGCAAGTTGGAGGTAAATTTATATATCCAGAGGACAAAGACGCAAGAGAATATCACCATCCTAGAGGATTTGACGATTGCTTTGCTAATGATAATGATCTTCCATATCCATATTTTTTATAA
- a CDS encoding L-ribulose-5-phosphate 3-epimerase, translating to MFDLTKIPIGIYEKAISNDLSFYEKLVIAKRAGFDFVEISIDENDERIKRLYMNEKELKEFKNIIEEAGIPILSMCLSVHRRYSLGSTDYNIRNKALDIMKRAIIFSNLLGIRTIQIAGYDVYYEKSTEYTKNMFKQNLLQAIEWASKAQVMLAIETMDYELVNSVNKALEYVNYYNSPWFKIYPDIGNLTAWGFNVENEIEAGMGNIVAIHLKDTLPGQYRRVPFGNGVVDFVRCFKKLNEIGFNGPYLIEMWSSDKDLEISYNTIYNARLWIVDKMRKAGFKLE from the coding sequence ATGTTTGACCTTACTAAAATACCAATTGGTATATACGAAAAAGCTATTTCAAATGATTTATCATTTTATGAAAAACTAGTTATTGCAAAAAGAGCAGGATTTGATTTTGTAGAAATTTCTATTGATGAAAATGATGAAAGGATAAAACGACTTTATATGAATGAAAAAGAGTTAAAAGAATTTAAAAATATAATTGAAGAAGCCGGAATACCAATATTATCTATGTGCCTTAGTGTTCATAGACGCTATTCACTAGGTAGTACTGATTATAATATTAGAAACAAAGCACTAGATATAATGAAAAGAGCAATAATATTCTCAAATTTATTAGGAATAAGGACAATACAAATTGCTGGATATGATGTTTACTATGAAAAAAGTACAGAATATACCAAAAACATGTTTAAACAAAATTTGTTACAAGCAATAGAATGGGCTTCAAAAGCACAAGTGATGCTTGCAATAGAAACTATGGATTATGAACTTGTCAATTCAGTTAACAAAGCATTGGAATATGTAAATTATTATAACTCACCTTGGTTTAAAATTTATCCAGATATAGGGAATTTAACAGCATGGGGATTTAATGTGGAGAATGAAATAGAGGCAGGGATGGGTAATATTGTGGCAATACATTTGAAAGATACACTTCCTGGCCAATATAGGAGAGTACCTTTTGGAAATGGAGTAGTGGACTTTGTCAGATGCTTCAAAAAATTAAATGAGATTGGATTTAATGGTCCTTATCTTATTGAGATGTGGTCATCAGATAAAGATTTAGAAATATCTTATAATACAATATACAATGCAAGATTATGGATAGTAGATAAAATGAGAAAAGCCGGCTTTAAACTTGAATAA